A stretch of the Methylacidiphilum caldifontis genome encodes the following:
- a CDS encoding cytochrome c biogenesis protein, translating into MILRVILIVLCIIPPSLGAKELNQFSQIAIQHAGRKKPLTVFAREILLSLSGKDSIRTNEGEKIGSTDFVLSLWFHPEGWERQPVILVDSPVLRKDIGLDLHRKLFSFQQLQENTLFKDFALRHLHRSSTEGSSLKPEEKEAMAVSSRMKLFEELYSGEIFDVIPDSSDPTKKWVTVEKANLYYPQGLSDALTAIFDSMKRSYLKGEISKAQEEAAQFAKQIRDYSPRIYPAVDSLLFEHTYSVLDPWKWTLVCYILASVVFLVTSGWKKELGYRIGWGLTVFGFLFHVYGFICRILIAGRPPVSNMYESVIWVSFGAILFSLIFEAIYHSHFFLVASTPFAAVCMLIVESQPLIFDPTIQPLVPVLRNNFWLTIHVLTITLSYAAFALALGLGHIYLWNSFRNPEFGNFQRGILAKYIYRSLQIGVFLLATGTILGGVWANYSWGRFWDWDPKETWALITLLCYLVVLHGRIARWWGEFGLAIGSIFCFLSVLMAWYGVNFVLGKGLHSYGFGSGGLGYVLVYVLLEIVFVFYSVVQYRLRKKEGQNPPPSPIEV; encoded by the coding sequence ATGATATTGAGGGTAATTCTGATTGTTCTCTGCATAATTCCCCCATCCTTAGGAGCAAAGGAACTGAACCAATTTTCTCAGATAGCTATTCAACATGCGGGCAGAAAAAAACCCTTAACAGTTTTTGCTCGAGAAATATTGCTTAGCTTGAGTGGTAAAGATTCAATAAGAACTAATGAAGGTGAAAAGATTGGAAGTACAGATTTTGTTCTATCCCTATGGTTTCATCCTGAGGGATGGGAAAGGCAACCGGTGATTCTTGTCGATAGTCCTGTATTAAGAAAAGATATTGGATTAGATTTGCATCGAAAACTTTTTTCTTTTCAACAACTCCAAGAAAACACCCTTTTTAAGGACTTTGCCTTAAGACATCTGCATAGGAGTAGTACTGAAGGTTCTTCGTTAAAACCTGAGGAAAAAGAAGCAATGGCTGTTTCTTCACGAATGAAACTCTTCGAAGAGCTGTATTCAGGGGAGATTTTTGATGTCATTCCCGACTCTTCAGATCCTACTAAAAAATGGGTTACGGTTGAGAAAGCCAATCTTTATTATCCTCAAGGTCTTTCGGATGCCTTAACGGCCATTTTCGATTCGATGAAAAGGTCTTATCTTAAAGGCGAGATATCAAAAGCTCAGGAAGAGGCCGCTCAATTTGCTAAACAGATCAGAGATTACAGTCCAAGGATATATCCTGCAGTGGATTCCCTCCTTTTTGAGCATACTTATTCGGTTTTGGATCCTTGGAAATGGACTCTTGTCTGCTATATATTGGCTTCTGTTGTTTTTCTTGTGACTAGCGGTTGGAAGAAAGAATTAGGATATAGGATTGGTTGGGGGTTGACGGTTTTCGGTTTTCTTTTCCATGTTTACGGGTTTATTTGCAGAATACTTATTGCGGGTCGGCCTCCTGTAAGTAATATGTATGAGTCGGTTATTTGGGTTTCTTTTGGGGCTATACTTTTTTCTCTTATTTTTGAGGCCATTTATCATTCTCATTTTTTCTTGGTCGCATCCACTCCCTTTGCAGCGGTATGCATGCTTATAGTTGAATCTCAACCCTTGATTTTTGATCCTACCATTCAGCCCCTTGTCCCGGTACTGCGGAATAATTTTTGGCTAACTATTCATGTATTAACTATTACTTTAAGCTATGCTGCTTTTGCCCTTGCTCTTGGGCTTGGCCATATATACTTGTGGAATTCATTCAGAAATCCTGAATTTGGAAATTTCCAAAGAGGGATTTTGGCAAAGTATATTTACCGCTCTCTTCAAATTGGAGTGTTTTTGTTGGCTACAGGGACCATTCTTGGTGGGGTTTGGGCAAATTATTCATGGGGAAGATTCTGGGATTGGGATCCTAAAGAAACATGGGCTTTAATTACTCTTCTTTGTTATTTAGTTGTCCTACATGGCCGCATAGCTCGATGGTGGGGAGAATTCGGATTGGCTATAGGTTCCATATTCTGTTTTCTGAGTGTTCTTATGGCTTGGTATGGAGTTAATTTCGTATTAGGGAAGGGCTTACACAGTTATGGATTTGGCAGTGGTGGACTGGGCTATGTTCTGGTTTATGTTTTATTAGAAATAGTTTTTGTTTTTTACAGTGTGGTACAATATAGGTTAAGAAAGAAAGAAGGACAAAATCCTCCCCCTTCTCCTATTGAGGTTTGA
- a CDS encoding RNA-guided endonuclease InsQ/TnpB family protein, translating to MLIRQAFKYELMPNGQQERQMCRFAGSCRFVYNRALALQKERHERGEKKLGYAGLCKLLTEWRNSAETAWLKDAPVHPLHQSLKDLERAYANFFAKWAGFPRFRKKGMSDSFRYPDPKQIKLEQHNNRIFLAKLGWLRYRNSRELLGVVKNVTVSQSCGKWYVSIQTEREVEQIVPQGGTVGIDMGIARFATLSDGTFYAPLHSFRRHEMALRKAQQSLSRRVRFSNNWRKAKARVGRIHARIANVRRDFLHKTSTAISKNHAVVFVEDLQLRNMSGSAAGTVEAPGRNVRAMSGLNKSILDQGWFEFGRQLDYKLAWRGGRLVAVPPQNTSRACPCCGHVSADNRQTQARFACVECGFEDNADVVGAINIFSRGMQMLRDEGQGTLHACSGMAQAVSPDGLWIEPRWRSEAGTHRSDPGEAPCHP from the coding sequence ATGCTTATCCGCCAAGCCTTCAAGTACGAATTGATGCCAAACGGCCAGCAAGAGCGGCAAATGTGCCGCTTCGCTGGCTCATGCCGGTTCGTCTACAACAGGGCGCTGGCGTTGCAGAAGGAGCGCCACGAGCGAGGCGAGAAAAAACTTGGCTACGCTGGGTTGTGCAAGCTGCTCACCGAGTGGCGCAACAGCGCGGAAACGGCATGGCTCAAGGACGCTCCGGTGCATCCCTTGCACCAATCCCTCAAAGACCTGGAGCGAGCCTACGCCAACTTCTTTGCCAAGTGGGCTGGTTTCCCACGCTTCAGGAAGAAAGGCATGTCGGATAGCTTCCGCTACCCCGACCCGAAGCAGATCAAGCTGGAGCAGCACAACAACCGCATCTTTCTGGCCAAGCTCGGCTGGCTGCGCTACCGCAACAGCCGGGAGCTGCTCGGTGTAGTCAAGAACGTCACCGTAAGCCAGTCATGCGGTAAGTGGTACGTGAGCATCCAGACCGAGCGGGAGGTTGAGCAGATCGTCCCGCAAGGGGGTACGGTTGGCATCGACATGGGGATCGCCCGCTTCGCTACGCTTTCGGATGGCACGTTCTACGCCCCGCTCCACAGCTTCAGGCGGCATGAGATGGCGTTGCGCAAGGCGCAGCAGTCATTGAGCCGCAGGGTCAGATTTAGCAACAACTGGAGGAAGGCAAAAGCAAGAGTTGGGCGCATCCACGCACGCATCGCCAATGTCCGCCGCGACTTCCTGCATAAGACCTCGACAGCGATCAGCAAAAACCACGCTGTAGTCTTCGTCGAGGACTTGCAGCTACGGAACATGTCCGGGTCGGCGGCGGGCACTGTCGAGGCTCCAGGCCGAAACGTTCGGGCCATGTCCGGCCTGAACAAGTCGATCCTGGATCAAGGTTGGTTCGAGTTCGGTCGCCAACTGGACTACAAGCTGGCATGGCGGGGCGGCCGGCTGGTCGCCGTGCCGCCGCAGAATACGAGCCGCGCCTGCCCGTGCTGCGGACACGTTTCGGCGGACAACCGCCAGACGCAGGCCCGGTTTGCGTGTGTGGAATGTGGTTTCGAGGACAACGCCGATGTGGTCGGTGCAATCAACATCTTCTCTCGCGGGATGCAAATGTTGCGGGACGAAGGGCAGGGCACGCTGCACGCTTGCAGCGGGATGGCGCAAGCCGTCAGCCCGGATGGCCTGTGGATCGAACCGCGCTGGCGGTCGGAAGCAGGAACCCACCGAAGCGACCCAGGAGAGGCGCCATGCCACCCCTGA
- a CDS encoding bifunctional 3,4-dihydroxy-2-butanone-4-phosphate synthase/GTP cyclohydrolase II has protein sequence MPNFHNRLNSIPEALECLREGKLVIVVDDEDRENEGDFIGAAELCNAETVNFMTKVGRGLICVALTQEQADRLDLPLMVQPKDNTALYGTPFTVSVDYIEGTTTGISAEDRAKTIRALAHPRSRSSDFRRPGHIFPLRSSPGGVLMRAGHTEAAVDLARLSGLNPAGVLVEIMKDDGTMARLDDLQKMAKTYGLPIITIKDLISYRIQNESLVEKLISVNLPTEFGSFQLLAFKNILTHEEHLALVKGKWDPDEAVLVRVHSQCLTGEIFHSLRCDCRQQLEMAMEAIEKEGKGVIVYLKQEGRGIGLLNKLKAYRLQDSGMDTVEANLALAFAADNRDYGIGCQILRSLGIRRLRLLTNNPIKRIGLEGYGLEIVERIPLHVKANDYNRNYLRTKVDKLGHLIPKELIDSTDDK, from the coding sequence ATGCCAAATTTTCACAATAGACTTAATTCTATCCCTGAAGCATTAGAATGCTTAAGAGAGGGTAAGCTCGTCATTGTCGTCGACGACGAAGATAGAGAAAATGAAGGCGACTTTATTGGCGCAGCCGAACTTTGCAATGCAGAGACAGTCAATTTCATGACAAAGGTAGGCCGGGGTCTGATATGCGTCGCGTTGACTCAAGAGCAGGCAGATAGACTAGACCTTCCTTTGATGGTTCAACCCAAGGATAACACGGCCCTCTATGGTACACCCTTTACCGTATCAGTAGATTACATTGAGGGCACGACCACTGGGATTTCTGCCGAAGATAGAGCTAAAACCATTAGAGCCTTAGCCCATCCAAGATCTCGTTCCTCCGATTTTAGAAGGCCTGGACATATTTTCCCTCTTCGTTCTTCTCCAGGTGGAGTATTAATGCGTGCTGGCCATACTGAAGCAGCGGTTGACTTAGCGAGGTTAAGTGGCTTAAATCCAGCGGGGGTTCTTGTCGAAATTATGAAAGATGATGGAACCATGGCTAGATTAGATGATCTGCAAAAAATGGCAAAGACTTATGGTTTGCCTATCATTACCATTAAAGATCTCATCTCTTATCGCATCCAAAATGAATCGCTTGTTGAAAAGCTCATTTCGGTCAATCTTCCTACAGAATTTGGCTCTTTTCAGTTACTGGCATTTAAAAATATTTTAACCCATGAAGAACACCTAGCCCTGGTCAAGGGAAAATGGGATCCCGATGAAGCTGTTTTAGTAAGAGTACACTCCCAATGTCTTACCGGAGAAATCTTTCATTCCCTTCGCTGTGATTGCCGGCAACAATTAGAAATGGCGATGGAAGCTATCGAAAAAGAAGGTAAAGGGGTAATCGTTTATCTCAAACAGGAAGGAAGGGGAATCGGCCTTTTAAATAAACTTAAAGCCTATAGATTACAAGACTCTGGAATGGATACTGTAGAAGCAAATCTAGCTTTGGCCTTTGCAGCGGATAATAGGGATTATGGAATAGGCTGCCAGATTTTACGATCTCTTGGGATCCGTCGTCTTCGCCTTCTCACCAATAACCCCATTAAGCGTATTGGACTGGAAGGGTATGGGTTGGAAATTGTTGAAAGAATTCCCTTACACGTTAAAGCTAACGATTACAACAGAAATTATCTTCGGACAAAGGTTGATAAACTGGGACATTTAATACCTAAAGAATTAATAGATTCGACCGATGATAAATAA
- the haoB gene encoding hydroxylamine oxidation protein HaoB, translating into MSKLNLKIILGLVLLIGGILLVVQSLFVAKRNSSPPFTVETKEGKYFSVPTFFPILKYFHYTFSKNGDFWIAHYLDEKKKESLARIYPPKPIGTETDDILCRLWEDLARVVSNHAPPNSLFIGWWDISQRLKLFTGQEVWIENYDSTVIPQKVNFLFEEIFGAPLETGKLAILAKAYNSTASEGLEMLKQALPKNRALFVCVSAEDISNLALAFGKTPYEMGFEMRIFPLSGSDIHGSIPTVMKWVNEKQSASFFLQQLPTQAILAWRADKRAQETLLGRLLPLTSSLKNPLAGVKLLYQSTWGGYIQIYKIE; encoded by the coding sequence TTGAGCAAACTTAATCTCAAAATTATCTTGGGCCTGGTCCTTCTCATTGGGGGAATATTATTGGTTGTTCAGAGTTTATTTGTAGCCAAGAGAAATTCCTCCCCGCCCTTTACTGTCGAAACAAAAGAGGGTAAATATTTTTCAGTTCCTACCTTTTTCCCCATTCTGAAATATTTCCATTATACCTTTAGCAAAAATGGAGATTTTTGGATTGCTCATTATTTGGACGAAAAAAAGAAAGAATCTTTAGCTAGGATATATCCTCCTAAACCCATAGGTACTGAAACAGATGATATATTGTGTCGATTATGGGAAGATCTAGCACGAGTAGTCAGCAATCATGCTCCCCCCAACTCTCTTTTTATTGGTTGGTGGGATATCTCCCAGCGATTAAAACTTTTTACTGGCCAAGAAGTATGGATTGAAAACTATGATTCAACGGTTATACCCCAAAAGGTTAATTTTCTTTTTGAAGAGATCTTTGGTGCTCCCCTAGAAACTGGAAAATTGGCTATTTTAGCTAAAGCTTACAACTCTACTGCATCTGAAGGGCTGGAAATGCTCAAGCAAGCTTTACCTAAGAACCGTGCTTTGTTTGTCTGTGTAAGTGCCGAAGACATTTCAAATTTAGCCCTGGCTTTTGGTAAAACACCCTATGAAATGGGTTTTGAGATGAGGATTTTCCCTCTTTCTGGATCAGATATTCATGGATCTATCCCCACAGTTATGAAATGGGTAAACGAAAAACAGTCCGCTAGTTTTTTTCTTCAACAATTACCTACCCAGGCCATATTAGCCTGGAGGGCAGACAAAAGAGCCCAAGAAACTCTTCTTGGCAGACTTCTTCCCTTAACTTCTTCCCTAAAGAATCCTCTTGCTGGGGTAAAGCTTCTCTATCAGTCAACTTGGGGAGGATATATACAGATTTATAAGATTGAATGA
- a CDS encoding multiheme c-type cytochrome, with protein MAFQRVLYSFFVGSLSFYTLEKGIAVGQQIENNQKVLLAEWLQNSSSKLALNTAPLLSKDKEEQNGGSGKEVFSRSCAGCHQQTGAGLTGVFPPLAGHIPEIMGSKKAKDYLIDVVLFGVEGPIQVGDQRYNGSMPGWANVFNDQQIADVLNYVINRWGAQEKRSSNNLYVSSEDVKMHRKKSMTAYAVWTSRPKELSVKLANVPEEDLNSLIKGYDQSHPAKGIYAQYWEPIPVERYWNPKTFYHPPQTIKGEVSRTDCITCHKSVTPGVFHAWEKSTHGQISSIRQLSDQDPKAYKKKELEAVEKQLRDAGVLKINEHLKEVSCIDCHGAIGAQKIRHDVDLHMPDRVTCGSCHVKQFAESEAERKQKWPNNEWPQGHPSHAVDWEANVNLAAWAAMPERAVAQGCDMCHYQQNRCDGCHTRHSFSAAEARNPLSCSTCHNGVDHNEFENYMLSKHGTIFQVQGKNWNFELPLKEAMTKGAYTAPTCASCHFEYHGEYSHNLVRKVRWAFNPTPEIAQGIKEKHPWYQQRKEDWITTCSACHSARFASDWLDTADQAIFDGLKVQEEAKKVVEALYKDGLLVGQKTNRPAPPPPEKDSPGAFSQLFWAKDNNPSHVERVYANMWEHDMIQHYKGVMHENPGGFTYSAGWGVLLERYTEIMDENTRLRGWAKSKPLSDKKDSPSPFARKIKLFVGIAGSGLGAFLLSSAFLSIMMGKKKK; from the coding sequence ATGGCTTTCCAACGGGTTTTATATTCATTCTTTGTTGGCTCTCTTTCGTTTTATACCCTTGAAAAGGGGATTGCCGTTGGCCAGCAAATTGAAAACAACCAAAAAGTTCTCTTGGCTGAGTGGTTACAGAACAGTTCCTCAAAGTTAGCTTTAAATACAGCCCCTTTGTTATCCAAAGACAAGGAGGAACAAAACGGCGGTAGCGGCAAGGAAGTATTTAGCCGTAGCTGTGCGGGCTGTCATCAGCAAACGGGGGCTGGTTTAACGGGTGTTTTCCCTCCCCTTGCAGGGCATATCCCTGAAATCATGGGCTCAAAAAAGGCTAAAGATTATCTCATTGATGTTGTTCTTTTTGGCGTTGAAGGACCCATTCAAGTCGGTGATCAAAGATACAATGGATCAATGCCTGGATGGGCCAATGTTTTTAATGACCAGCAGATTGCTGATGTGCTCAATTACGTGATCAACAGGTGGGGTGCTCAAGAAAAGCGTTCTTCAAATAATCTTTATGTGAGTTCAGAGGATGTCAAAATGCATAGGAAAAAATCCATGACAGCTTATGCTGTCTGGACTTCAAGGCCTAAGGAACTGTCTGTTAAGTTGGCCAATGTGCCTGAAGAGGATCTGAATTCCCTGATAAAAGGATATGATCAATCCCATCCAGCTAAAGGCATTTATGCCCAATATTGGGAACCCATTCCCGTGGAAAGGTATTGGAATCCAAAGACTTTTTATCATCCTCCTCAAACAATTAAAGGAGAAGTCAGCCGAACGGATTGTATAACTTGTCATAAATCAGTGACTCCAGGAGTATTCCATGCTTGGGAAAAAAGTACCCATGGACAAATCAGCTCTATCAGACAACTTTCTGATCAAGATCCCAAAGCATATAAAAAGAAAGAACTCGAAGCGGTAGAAAAACAACTCCGTGATGCTGGAGTTCTCAAGATAAATGAACACCTTAAGGAAGTCTCCTGTATCGATTGCCATGGAGCAATTGGAGCACAGAAAATCCGGCATGATGTAGATCTCCATATGCCTGATAGGGTCACCTGTGGAAGTTGTCATGTTAAGCAGTTTGCTGAATCTGAGGCTGAGAGAAAACAGAAATGGCCAAACAATGAATGGCCGCAAGGACATCCTTCTCATGCAGTAGATTGGGAAGCAAATGTCAATCTTGCAGCTTGGGCAGCTATGCCTGAACGTGCTGTTGCTCAAGGTTGTGATATGTGCCATTACCAGCAGAATCGCTGTGATGGTTGTCATACTAGGCATAGCTTTTCGGCTGCCGAAGCCCGCAACCCCTTATCTTGTTCAACCTGTCATAATGGAGTGGATCACAATGAATTTGAAAACTACATGCTTTCTAAACATGGAACAATTTTTCAGGTTCAAGGCAAAAATTGGAACTTTGAGCTGCCTTTAAAAGAGGCCATGACAAAAGGTGCCTATACGGCTCCGACCTGTGCAAGTTGTCATTTTGAGTATCATGGGGAGTATAGCCATAATCTTGTAAGAAAAGTCCGTTGGGCATTTAATCCTACCCCTGAAATAGCTCAGGGAATCAAAGAAAAACATCCTTGGTATCAACAGAGAAAAGAGGATTGGATAACTACTTGTTCTGCTTGTCACTCTGCTCGTTTTGCCTCAGATTGGTTAGACACCGCCGATCAAGCCATCTTTGACGGATTAAAGGTCCAAGAAGAAGCTAAAAAAGTGGTTGAAGCCCTTTATAAGGATGGGCTTCTTGTAGGGCAAAAAACGAATAGACCTGCTCCCCCTCCCCCCGAAAAAGATTCTCCTGGTGCGTTTTCCCAGCTTTTTTGGGCTAAGGACAACAATCCCAGTCATGTCGAAAGAGTTTATGCCAATATGTGGGAGCATGATATGATACAACATTACAAAGGGGTAATGCATGAAAATCCAGGTGGATTTACCTATTCGGCGGGATGGGGAGTATTGCTTGAACGATATACTGAAATAATGGATGAAAATACCCGGCTGAGAGGATGGGCAAAAAGTAAGCCGCTTTCTGACAAAAAAGATTCGCCATCCCCGTTTGCTAGAAAAATAAAACTTTTTGTAGGTATTGCGGGATCGGGTCTTGGAGCATTCCTGTTAAGTTCAGCTTTTCTTTCGATCATGATGGGCAAAAAGAAAAAATAA
- a CDS encoding YdbL family protein, giving the protein MLQNIASDKGIIMGGTKDIKNIKVKILFGSLALVQVLITSSCRSVHMVPQKPVLYDVNVSVDVKSPPMQQPYYSYGSIQERRRMRMGQVQSLKNSRIIGEGKDGYLHILKSPEDEEYRDYVHKIVDGENRDRQILYNLEAKKNGKEISQVEKEYGQKWQSRAFKGELIEGEEGWQTKNEDLF; this is encoded by the coding sequence TTGCTTCAAAACATCGCTTCCGATAAAGGGATAATAATGGGTGGGACAAAAGATATTAAAAACATTAAAGTCAAAATCCTTTTTGGGAGTTTGGCTTTAGTTCAAGTCCTGATAACCTCAAGTTGTCGATCGGTGCATATGGTTCCCCAAAAACCCGTTCTCTACGATGTTAACGTTTCAGTAGATGTAAAAAGTCCACCGATGCAACAACCTTATTATTCTTACGGTTCTATTCAAGAAAGAAGAAGAATGAGAATGGGGCAAGTGCAGAGTCTTAAAAACAGCCGAATCATTGGGGAAGGCAAAGATGGTTACCTACACATTCTGAAATCCCCAGAAGATGAAGAATACAGGGATTATGTTCATAAAATTGTCGATGGAGAAAATCGAGACAGGCAAATCCTTTATAACCTTGAGGCCAAAAAAAATGGCAAAGAAATTTCCCAGGTCGAAAAGGAATATGGTCAAAAATGGCAGTCCAGGGCTTTCAAAGGTGAACTCATTGAAGGAGAAGAAGGTTGGCAAACCAAAAATGAGGACCTTTTTTAG
- a CDS encoding NUDIX hydrolase: MEEYFDVVDDKDKVIGKETRKNVHLKNLKHRAVHILLENQNKEVFLQRRSPLKDINPSCWDSSCSGHVLSGEDYDTAAQRELVEELGVKLDKPLIKLFKLPADTKTGNEFIWVYLGFSNGPFLLNPIEISEGCFYSHSWIDLKLATEPQSFSNAFIEIWKFFRNKKVSSYDQAHKL, from the coding sequence ATGGAAGAATATTTTGATGTCGTAGACGACAAAGATAAAGTCATAGGGAAAGAAACTCGAAAAAATGTTCATTTAAAAAATCTCAAACATCGGGCTGTCCATATCCTTTTAGAAAACCAGAATAAAGAGGTTTTTCTTCAGAGAAGATCACCCTTAAAGGATATCAATCCAAGCTGTTGGGATTCTTCTTGCAGTGGACATGTCCTGTCTGGTGAGGATTATGATACGGCTGCTCAAAGAGAGTTAGTCGAAGAGTTAGGGGTAAAATTAGATAAACCTTTAATCAAACTCTTTAAATTACCTGCAGATACAAAAACAGGAAATGAATTTATATGGGTTTATTTAGGTTTTTCGAATGGACCCTTTCTTCTTAATCCAATAGAAATATCCGAAGGCTGCTTTTATTCTCACTCATGGATTGATTTGAAACTGGCTACAGAACCTCAATCTTTCTCCAACGCCTTTATTGAAATCTGGAAATTTTTTAGAAACAAAAAAGTTTCTTCTTATGATCAAGCTCATAAGTTATAA
- the trhA gene encoding PAQR family membrane homeostasis protein TrhA has protein sequence MNKIREPFNAYTHVFGAVLSIIGMLFLILKKANKGTIPLDILIYGLGLFLMFLASSLYHSLNCSSKTLSFLRRLDHCSIFVLIAATYTPVIVEAANKEWRSFLLILIWTIAAAGIFFKIFFSYPSRFIYTSLYISMGWVGIFFLPKIQLPRVALFYALEGGVVYTVGALSYMLKWPNASRSLNFHNLWHIMVLLGCFFMYLMVYNL, from the coding sequence ATGAATAAAATTAGAGAACCTTTTAATGCCTATACTCACGTTTTTGGAGCTGTTTTATCCATTATAGGCATGCTTTTTCTAATTTTAAAAAAAGCAAATAAGGGCACCATACCTCTTGATATTTTAATCTACGGATTGGGTCTTTTCCTTATGTTTTTAGCAAGCAGCCTATACCATTCCTTGAACTGTTCATCTAAGACCTTGTCTTTTTTAAGAAGGTTAGATCATTGTTCAATTTTTGTTTTGATTGCTGCAACCTATACTCCGGTCATTGTAGAAGCAGCAAATAAAGAATGGAGAAGTTTTCTTTTGATCCTTATATGGACAATCGCAGCTGCAGGGATCTTTTTTAAAATATTTTTTTCTTACCCCTCTCGTTTTATCTATACCAGTCTCTATATAAGTATGGGTTGGGTAGGCATATTCTTTTTGCCTAAAATTCAGCTTCCTAGGGTTGCTTTGTTTTATGCCTTGGAAGGAGGGGTTGTTTATACAGTGGGGGCATTAAGCTACATGCTCAAATGGCCAAATGCTTCGCGCTCCCTTAATTTTCATAACCTTTGGCATATCATGGTTCTTCTTGGCTGCTTTTTTATGTATTTGATGGTTTATAACTTATGA
- a CDS encoding lipocalin-like domain-containing protein produces the protein MLIKRLKSCFLCFLFSFFFLFYGKGQFLLYALQDWAVVDRPWSWVFPRDHGNHPEFQTEWWYFTGNLYGPQQEPFGFQWTLFRQGIFSSQPPRTTRWALRDIYFAHFALSDIPKKKFYAFEKADRGALKLAGTTIGDMGGWIRGWELKSFGSPKKRFHIYAQEEAVAIDLDLEPLKPPVLHGENGLSRKADQKGAASYYYSFSRLQTEGLIRISNKSWNVKGTSWFDHEFTTNSLGKNEVGWDWFAIQLDSGEELMLYCLRTKDGDFDHNSGGTWIGKEETRKLTLNDFIISRTAFWKSPHTGAIYPSGWKIKLLDPSIEIEIKPKMADQELVLNQLGFLAYWEGAVSVKGKKGENPVHGEGYVELTGYAAPLQDYLGYSFKKSESSLLK, from the coding sequence ATGCTTATAAAGAGATTAAAGAGCTGTTTTTTGTGTTTTCTTTTCTCCTTTTTTTTCCTTTTTTATGGCAAAGGGCAATTTTTGTTGTATGCCCTTCAAGATTGGGCAGTTGTTGACCGGCCTTGGTCATGGGTGTTTCCCCGGGATCATGGCAATCATCCCGAGTTTCAGACAGAATGGTGGTATTTTACAGGTAATCTCTATGGCCCTCAACAAGAACCTTTCGGGTTTCAATGGACATTATTTAGGCAAGGCATTTTCAGTTCACAGCCTCCAAGGACAACTCGGTGGGCTTTGAGAGATATTTATTTTGCCCATTTTGCTTTGAGCGATATCCCCAAAAAAAAATTTTATGCTTTTGAGAAAGCCGATCGTGGGGCTTTAAAACTTGCAGGTACAACCATTGGGGATATGGGGGGCTGGATTCGAGGATGGGAGCTTAAATCTTTTGGTAGCCCAAAAAAAAGATTTCATATTTATGCCCAGGAAGAGGCCGTAGCCATAGATCTCGATTTGGAACCTCTGAAACCCCCTGTTTTACATGGTGAAAACGGCTTAAGTAGAAAAGCCGATCAAAAGGGAGCTGCTTCTTATTATTATTCCTTTAGCCGGCTCCAAACAGAGGGTTTAATTCGAATATCAAATAAAAGTTGGAATGTTAAAGGAACATCTTGGTTTGATCATGAGTTTACCACAAATTCACTAGGGAAAAATGAAGTGGGATGGGATTGGTTTGCAATCCAATTGGATTCTGGTGAAGAACTTATGCTTTATTGCCTCCGAACAAAGGATGGAGATTTCGATCATAACTCAGGTGGAACCTGGATTGGGAAAGAAGAAACTCGAAAGCTTACGCTTAACGATTTTATAATCTCTCGGACAGCTTTTTGGAAAAGTCCCCATACGGGGGCTATTTATCCTTCGGGCTGGAAAATTAAACTTCTAGATCCCTCCATTGAAATTGAAATCAAGCCAAAAATGGCTGATCAGGAGCTGGTATTAAATCAACTCGGTTTTCTTGCCTATTGGGAAGGAGCGGTAAGTGTTAAGGGAAAAAAGGGGGAAAATCCAGTTCATGGAGAAGGCTATGTTGAACTGACCGGTTATGCTGCACCCTTGCAAGATTATTTAGGTTATTCCTTTAAAAAATCAGAATCTTCTTTGCTTAAATAA